One Spirochaetota bacterium genomic window, AACAATTGGGATTTTGGCTCTGGGATGAACTTGTAACAGAAATAATTGAAAAATTTGAAGAAGCAAAACTAACTTTTAGTGATAAGGAGCATTTAATAAGAATTGATAAAAAGTATGCTTTAGATTATTTGGAAAGTTTAAACAAAAATTATTTTTATGAATTATTAGATAGAATTTACAAGGAAAAAGCAAAGAATAAAAATATTGCTATTATAAATTCAATGTTTAATATATTAAGAGATGACAGATTTAAAATTATTACAACCAATTTTGATAGTGTATTAGAAGAAGAATTGAGTATTGAAAAAAATATGGTAAGTATAAATCCGAATTTTAATATAGATAATAAAATAAATTATATTCATGGGAGAATAGATCAAAAAGATAATTTAATATTAACACAAAAAAAATATTTTGAAAATTATTTAAAAAAAGATAGTGAATTAATTAAATTTTTATATGAGGTTTTTCAAAAGAATATTGTTTTTTTTATTGGATACAGTTTGTCTGATTATGAAATACTTCAAATTTTAAACAAAACAAAACAAAATGGAATTAATCGTTATATTTTATTACCAGAATACAAGAATAATGAAAGTTATATATCTATTTTAAAAAAAATTTATAAAGATAATTTTAATTTAACATTATTAAAATATAATATAGATAAAAATGGTTATAATGTATTAATTGATTATTTAAAAGAATTAGACAATGCACTATATAAAAAACAAGAATCACAAAATACTATGAAGGAACCAGAAAATGCAAAGTAAAGTTTTTATTTCACATTCTTCAAAAGACCATGAGTTTGTTAATGAGTTAGTGAAAAAATTAAGAAAAGATAATATTGATTTATTTGTTGATGATTTGGATATAAAGGTAGGTGATCATATTAAAGAAAAAATAGATCAAGGACTAGAAGAATGTGATTTTTTTATGGTTATATTATCAAAAAATTCTCTCCAGA contains:
- a CDS encoding SIR2 family protein — protein: MIQNEQYNALINDLLNAEKICLFLGAGFSKQLGFWLWDELVTEIIEKFEEAKLTFSDKEHLIRIDKKYALDYLESLNKNYFYELLDRIYKEKAKNKNIAIINSMFNILRDDRFKIITTNFDSVLEEELSIEKNMVSINPNFNIDNKINYIHGRIDQKDNLILTQKKYFENYLKKDSELIKFLYEVFQKNIVFFIGYSLSDYEILQILNKTKQNGINRYILLPEYKNNESYISILKKIYKDNFNLTLLKYNIDKNGYNVLIDYLKELDNALYKKQESQNTMKEPENAK